Proteins co-encoded in one Candidatus Zixiibacteriota bacterium genomic window:
- a CDS encoding retropepsin-like aspartic protease, protein MVRWGLHLIAATALAAPAGALNLDSLLVQSVGGPAALDSLRTFHNYRAAGRVSLNGRPGEFTMFYAEPDLFYAEMRFGAISMVQAFDGSTAWMRDFNGQISELGGFEEKELLKQIYLQSFAYLIDGRVPGSTAYVGSAAIDGRAYHEVLFLPLNDDTIRVYFDAQTAHPVFMHSKLDNIATRSVNSDFRVVSGVLLAFCTQSEAVGAPISTETQIDELVFNASFDHAVFYREGKSAVDFHFPADADSIAIPFEYEDGHVIVPVVLNGAAKSWFILDSGASANLIDQALAEHLKLTEVGTIAARGVAGFDEVDLVQSDSISVGELVLYSQTAGRLDLSAVLRRNNDKPRGGILGYDFLSRFPVLVDYESRRLIVYNPDTFRPAEGGVVIPFSLTSRVPTIEAAIDGVRGSFVVDVGNAFGLILHGHFVAAGDIERRLIDESEPSGTLGGVGGTLSGRAALVPSLSFGSVHLDSVPVIIPDSHMGLSGSESLAGNIGNRILQRFSVLFDYQASRLIFYPNER, encoded by the coding sequence ATGGTTCGCTGGGGACTTCACCTGATCGCGGCCACCGCGCTCGCCGCCCCGGCAGGAGCACTAAACCTCGATTCACTGCTGGTGCAGTCAGTTGGAGGTCCGGCCGCACTCGACAGTCTCAGGACGTTTCACAACTACCGCGCCGCAGGACGGGTGTCGCTCAATGGCCGGCCGGGTGAGTTCACCATGTTTTACGCAGAGCCGGACTTGTTCTACGCAGAGATGCGCTTCGGGGCGATCTCCATGGTTCAGGCCTTTGACGGTTCCACCGCCTGGATGCGTGATTTCAACGGGCAGATCTCGGAACTGGGGGGGTTCGAGGAGAAAGAGCTGCTCAAGCAGATTTACCTGCAATCGTTCGCATATCTCATCGACGGGCGCGTGCCCGGCAGCACCGCGTATGTCGGTTCGGCTGCGATCGACGGTCGCGCGTACCACGAGGTGTTGTTCCTGCCGCTGAACGACGACACGATCCGCGTATATTTCGATGCGCAAACCGCGCATCCGGTTTTCATGCACAGCAAGCTGGACAATATCGCAACCCGCTCGGTCAACTCGGACTTCCGTGTCGTCTCGGGGGTGCTGTTGGCCTTTTGTACCCAATCCGAGGCGGTGGGCGCGCCGATCAGCACTGAAACGCAAATCGATGAGCTTGTCTTTAACGCTTCGTTCGATCACGCAGTCTTCTATCGCGAGGGGAAGTCGGCCGTCGATTTCCACTTCCCCGCCGATGCTGATTCGATCGCAATCCCGTTTGAGTACGAGGATGGTCACGTCATCGTTCCTGTTGTTCTGAACGGAGCGGCCAAGTCGTGGTTCATCCTTGACTCCGGGGCCTCTGCGAATCTGATCGATCAGGCGCTTGCCGAACACCTGAAGTTGACCGAAGTGGGTACAATCGCTGCGCGCGGGGTCGCCGGATTCGACGAGGTTGATCTGGTGCAGTCGGACTCCATTTCTGTCGGCGAACTCGTGCTGTATAGCCAGACCGCCGGCCGACTTGACTTGTCCGCAGTCCTCCGCCGCAACAATGACAAACCACGCGGCGGTATTCTCGGATACGATTTTCTGTCTCGCTTCCCGGTCCTGGTGGACTACGAGTCCCGCCGGCTCATCGTGTACAATCCCGATACGTTCAGACCTGCCGAAGGGGGAGTAGTCATTCCGTTTTCACTGACCTCGAGGGTGCCGACTATCGAAGCAGCCATCGACGGCGTGCGCGGTTCCTTTGTCGTTGATGTGGGGAACGCTTTCGGACTTATCCTGCACGGGCATTTTGTCGCTGCCGGCGATATAGAACGCCGGCTGATCGACGAAAGCGAGCCGTCCGGCACTCTGGGCGGAGTCGGCGGAACACTTTCCGGCCGGGCCGCGCTCGTGCCGTCCCTGTCATTCGGTTCCGTGCACCTGGACAGCGTCCCCGTCATTATTCCCGACTCGCACATGGGGCTCAGCGGCTCCGAGTCGCTGGCCGGGAATATCGGCAACCGGATCCTCCAGCGTTTCAGTGTGTTGTTTGATTACCAGGCCAGCCGACTGATCTTCTATCCGAATGAACGATAG
- the pyk gene encoding pyruvate kinase, with amino-acid sequence MKRTKILITYGPATASLSKIARLVQAGANAFRINCSHGSSQDFLAAARIITEGAARSRYPVGLLFDIAGPKLRLDRFDGKITVTKGMRITLSHTRSDPSKGIVAMSQPGVLSSVRKGERVLIDDGNLLFDVVAVDRHGVTLRALNPGTILPGKGVNLPSTAIDVPTLSDKDREDIKTAVRLDADYIALSFVRSADDVREARAIIRKLGGRQKIFAKLEKREAIDNLDAIMEASDGVMIARGDLGVEMPPEAVPRLQKKIIALSIVYHKPVIVATQMLESMRFSPRPTRAEVNDVATAVFDRADAVMLSAETATGRYPVEAVRTMSDIITAAEFDMSSGSPFTARLDLDAPIPQAVATAVLHANERLEASAIFAFTSTGFTAQLIANLMPPQPIIAVTDDRKVMRSLSLYRGVYAVKGEHPGSFNDLTDTVNRICREHRLARRGAAVFVTGGAPFGSRVQTNLLFIHEVK; translated from the coding sequence ATGAAACGCACCAAGATACTCATCACCTACGGCCCCGCAACCGCCTCGCTTTCCAAAATCGCCCGCCTCGTCCAGGCCGGCGCCAACGCCTTTCGCATCAACTGCTCCCATGGCAGCTCCCAGGACTTTCTCGCCGCCGCCCGAATCATAACCGAAGGCGCCGCCCGGTCCCGTTACCCGGTCGGTCTTCTCTTTGATATCGCCGGCCCAAAACTGCGGCTGGATCGTTTCGACGGCAAGATCACCGTAACCAAAGGGATGCGTATCACCCTCTCTCACACCCGGTCCGATCCCTCCAAAGGTATCGTCGCCATGAGCCAACCCGGAGTCCTGTCGTCGGTACGCAAGGGGGAGAGGGTCCTGATCGACGACGGGAACCTTCTGTTCGATGTTGTGGCGGTCGATCGCCACGGCGTCACGCTTCGGGCGCTCAACCCCGGCACCATCCTGCCGGGCAAGGGCGTTAACCTCCCATCGACCGCCATCGATGTCCCGACGTTGTCCGACAAAGACCGGGAAGACATCAAAACCGCCGTGCGCCTCGACGCCGACTACATCGCCTTGTCATTCGTCCGATCTGCCGACGACGTCCGCGAGGCGCGCGCAATCATCAGGAAACTCGGCGGCCGTCAGAAGATCTTCGCCAAACTCGAAAAACGCGAGGCGATTGACAATCTCGACGCCATCATGGAGGCCTCGGATGGTGTCATGATCGCTCGCGGCGACCTGGGCGTCGAGATGCCTCCGGAGGCCGTGCCCAGACTCCAAAAAAAGATTATCGCGTTGTCGATCGTCTACCATAAACCGGTGATCGTCGCAACCCAGATGCTCGAATCGATGCGGTTCTCGCCCCGACCCACCCGCGCGGAAGTCAACGATGTCGCCACGGCCGTATTCGACCGGGCCGATGCCGTTATGCTGTCCGCCGAAACCGCTACCGGCAGATATCCGGTCGAGGCCGTCCGAACCATGTCCGATATCATCACCGCCGCGGAATTCGATATGTCGTCCGGATCGCCCTTCACCGCCCGGCTCGATCTCGATGCGCCGATTCCCCAGGCCGTAGCCACGGCGGTGCTCCACGCCAACGAAAGATTGGAAGCCAGCGCAATCTTCGCCTTTACGTCCACCGGATTCACGGCGCAATTGATCGCCAACCTCATGCCTCCTCAGCCGATCATTGCCGTCACCGACGACCGAAAAGTGATGCGAAGCCTCTCGTTGTACCGAGGCGTGTACGCCGTCAAAGGCGAGCACCCCGGATCCTTCAACGATCTCACCGATACCGTCAATCGAATTTGCCGGGAACACCGGCTCGCGCGCCGAGGCGCCGCCGTTTTCGTGACCGGTGGCGCGCCGTTCGGATCACGCGTTCAAACCAACCTTTTGTTCATTCACGAGGTGAAATAG
- a CDS encoding PP2C family protein-serine/threonine phosphatase, with translation MDARTIERLRERLAARLHVLTDFLYGSPRSVVQLRLGPADEQAAAEELSLLRTAVQKAEEKTLGVCEVCHDYVEAARLEMDYTACICLDHLSAEERRVLENDLALSQKVQQALLPQVLPSIPSVDIAAYSQPARIVGGDYFDFLRFGDGTHAVMIADVMGKGMPASMLAASLQASLRIIAPESSEPAEVVSRLNHLFCHNVHLTNFVTLFLAKIDVAARTLTYCNAGHNPPLVVRVDTTIESLDPTGAAVGLVKQSRFEQEVVKLRVGDMVLLYTDGVVESQDRGGEFFGDDRLKEVLRSPLHRTAQGVITQLKDALHGFSGTGVPSDDTTFIALRFTD, from the coding sequence ATGGATGCACGAACGATTGAAAGGCTTCGCGAGCGGCTTGCCGCGCGGCTTCATGTACTTACGGATTTTCTTTATGGTTCGCCGCGTTCGGTGGTGCAGCTTCGGCTGGGGCCGGCCGATGAGCAGGCGGCTGCGGAAGAGCTGTCGCTGCTGAGAACGGCCGTGCAGAAAGCCGAGGAGAAGACGCTGGGCGTGTGCGAGGTATGCCATGACTACGTCGAGGCGGCCCGGCTCGAGATGGATTACACGGCGTGCATTTGTCTCGATCACCTCTCGGCCGAGGAGCGGAGGGTCCTGGAAAACGATCTGGCGCTGTCGCAGAAGGTCCAGCAGGCGCTGCTGCCTCAGGTTTTGCCGTCGATTCCGAGTGTCGATATCGCGGCCTACAGCCAGCCGGCCCGGATTGTGGGAGGCGATTATTTCGATTTTCTGAGGTTCGGCGACGGCACGCACGCCGTGATGATTGCCGACGTGATGGGCAAGGGAATGCCGGCCAGTATGCTCGCGGCGAGCCTGCAGGCGTCGCTGCGCATTATCGCGCCTGAAAGCAGCGAGCCGGCCGAGGTAGTATCGCGGCTGAACCACTTGTTTTGCCACAATGTTCATCTGACCAATTTCGTCACGCTGTTTTTGGCGAAGATCGATGTTGCCGCGCGCACTCTCACCTACTGCAACGCCGGACATAACCCGCCGCTGGTGGTTCGAGTCGATACCACGATTGAGTCGCTCGATCCGACCGGCGCGGCTGTCGGACTGGTGAAGCAGTCGAGATTCGAGCAGGAAGTCGTAAAACTGCGGGTCGGTGATATGGTGTTGTTGTACACCGACGGAGTGGTCGAATCACAGGATCGCGGGGGCGAGTTCTTCGGCGACGATCGGTTGAAAGAGGTTTTGCGATCGCCGTTACACCGCACGGCTCAGGGCGTGATTACGCAGCTCAAGGATGCGCTGCACGGTTTCTCAGGAACGGGAGTGCCATCGGACGATACGACCTTCATAGCGCTCCGGTTTACGGACTGA
- the secG gene encoding preprotein translocase subunit SecG, whose amino-acid sequence MFVAWVVFHVIVCVALILVVLMQSSKGEGLAGTALGGGGSLSGAVFGGRGAASFLSKATTVLAIVFMFNCGALAYMSASDRPAVGVQTAPVEGGESVVQRQAQQVVEQQQALQQQRVADSIANAQQAPVQLLDSLTPAPTGDGN is encoded by the coding sequence GTGTTTGTTGCCTGGGTTGTTTTTCACGTGATCGTGTGCGTCGCACTGATTCTCGTCGTGCTGATGCAGTCCTCGAAGGGTGAAGGTCTGGCCGGGACGGCGCTCGGTGGCGGCGGTTCCCTGTCAGGTGCGGTTTTTGGCGGACGTGGGGCCGCGTCGTTTCTTTCCAAGGCGACCACCGTGCTGGCGATCGTGTTCATGTTCAACTGCGGCGCACTGGCCTATATGTCGGCCAGCGACCGTCCCGCGGTCGGCGTGCAGACTGCTCCGGTCGAAGGCGGCGAGTCGGTCGTACAGCGACAGGCTCAGCAGGTCGTCGAACAGCAGCAGGCCCTGCAGCAGCAGCGAGTCGCCGACTCTATCGCCAACGCTCAACAGGCTCCCGTGCAGCTTCTCGATTCGCTGACCCCGGCACCGACCGGCGATGGCAACTAA
- a CDS encoding phosphoglycerate kinase codes for MDKVSVADINFRGRTALVRVDFNVPLDEHQQITDDRRIREALPTLQKIMKDGGKVIACSHLGRPEGQFVAEMSLRPVADRLAELLGKPVMFAEDCIGPEAANLVDRMKPGDCLLLENLRFHKQETKNDPEFARRLAELADIFVNDAFGSAHRAHASTEGVARLFNQAVAGFLMEKELKYLGAAVAHPARPFAAILGGAKISGKIDVIQNLIGKVDKLFVGGGMVFTFAKAQGYRIGKSLVEEDRVAMAREIIASVNDSKTRLFFPVDAVVASEISDTAATKVVDIENIPDSQMGLDIGPRTIELFRKELHGCRTIVWNGPMGVFEKEPFAVGTKAIAETLGELTAAGAVTVIGGGDSAAAVAQFGFEDRMTHISTGGGASLEFLEGKVLPGVAVLTPKSEVRVS; via the coding sequence ATGGATAAAGTATCCGTTGCCGATATCAACTTCCGCGGTCGGACCGCGCTCGTGCGCGTCGATTTTAACGTCCCGCTCGACGAACACCAGCAGATCACCGATGACCGTCGTATTCGCGAAGCGCTGCCCACCCTGCAGAAGATCATGAAGGACGGGGGGAAGGTGATCGCCTGTTCGCATCTCGGCCGCCCCGAGGGTCAGTTTGTTGCGGAGATGTCGCTTCGCCCGGTCGCCGACCGCCTTGCCGAGTTGCTCGGAAAACCGGTCATGTTCGCCGAGGACTGTATCGGTCCCGAGGCCGCCAACCTGGTTGACCGTATGAAACCCGGAGATTGTCTCCTGCTGGAGAACCTTCGTTTCCACAAGCAGGAAACCAAAAACGACCCCGAGTTCGCGCGCCGGCTGGCCGAACTGGCTGACATCTTCGTCAACGATGCGTTTGGGTCGGCCCATCGGGCTCACGCCTCCACCGAGGGTGTCGCCCGCCTGTTTAACCAGGCCGTGGCCGGCTTCCTCATGGAGAAGGAACTGAAATACCTCGGTGCGGCGGTTGCACACCCTGCGCGGCCGTTTGCCGCTATTCTCGGCGGAGCGAAGATCTCCGGCAAGATCGACGTCATCCAGAACCTCATCGGCAAAGTCGACAAGCTCTTCGTTGGCGGGGGCATGGTTTTCACCTTCGCCAAAGCGCAGGGCTACCGAATCGGAAAATCTCTGGTCGAGGAGGATCGGGTGGCGATGGCCCGCGAGATTATCGCCTCCGTCAACGACAGCAAGACCCGGCTCTTTTTCCCGGTGGACGCCGTCGTGGCGTCGGAGATAAGCGACACGGCTGCAACGAAGGTCGTGGATATAGAGAATATTCCGGACAGCCAGATGGGGCTGGACATAGGCCCCCGCACCATCGAACTGTTTCGCAAGGAACTGCACGGATGCAGGACGATTGTGTGGAACGGCCCCATGGGCGTTTTTGAGAAAGAACCGTTTGCAGTCGGCACCAAAGCCATTGCCGAAACGCTCGGCGAGCTGACGGCGGCCGGCGCCGTGACCGTTATCGGCGGGGGAGACTCCGCTGCGGCCGTGGCGCAGTTTGGCTTTGAAGATCGCATGACCCATATCTCGACCGGCGGCGGCGCCTCCCTCGAGTTTCTCGAAGGGAAAGTCCTCCCCGGGGTCGCGGTGTTGACGCCGAAATCCGAAGTCAGGGTGTCGTGA
- a CDS encoding polysaccharide deacetylase family protein, with protein MTSRHVYPPARVILPLLCLFMLAGMLSTPTFAQQQTQPAKRGEKKQICITFDELPAARTFEEADRNALSYLVLETLDRHDVRAAGFVVGETIGDDFDLLGEWLNRGHILGSMTYSHQDLHELGIENFINDVGLGHDALEEMLRGFGQKKRYFRYPFLHYGTDSETKKQVSLYLEHLSCVIAHATVVPEDFLYNLTLEKLGKVPDSAEYDALLNEYVNHVLDEIERCQLVAIDLVNRPVPQILLLRLNRLNAIYLDEMLTAIEDLGYSFVTLDQALRDEVYDMPEAYFGGRGVGYLDMLYMSDPDLIPAE; from the coding sequence ATGACGTCCCGTCACGTCTACCCGCCGGCCCGCGTTATTCTGCCGCTGCTGTGTCTTTTCATGCTCGCTGGCATGCTGAGTACCCCGACTTTCGCCCAGCAGCAGACGCAACCGGCCAAACGCGGCGAGAAAAAACAAATCTGCATCACGTTCGACGAACTCCCCGCCGCGAGAACATTCGAAGAGGCGGACCGAAATGCCCTGTCGTACCTGGTACTCGAAACCCTCGACCGCCATGACGTCAGAGCAGCCGGCTTTGTGGTGGGGGAGACGATCGGCGACGATTTCGATCTGCTCGGCGAATGGCTCAACCGCGGACACATTCTCGGAAGCATGACCTACTCGCACCAGGATCTCCACGAACTCGGCATCGAAAACTTCATCAACGACGTCGGCCTCGGTCACGACGCGCTCGAGGAAATGCTCCGCGGATTCGGTCAGAAAAAACGGTACTTCCGTTACCCGTTCCTGCACTACGGCACCGACTCCGAAACCAAAAAACAGGTTTCGTTGTACCTCGAACATCTCAGCTGCGTGATTGCCCACGCCACCGTGGTGCCCGAAGACTTCCTGTATAACCTGACGCTGGAGAAACTGGGTAAGGTCCCGGATTCGGCCGAGTACGACGCCCTGCTCAACGAATATGTCAATCACGTGCTCGACGAAATCGAGCGCTGCCAGCTGGTCGCTATCGATCTGGTCAACCGGCCGGTACCCCAGATCCTCCTGCTTCGCCTCAATCGCCTTAACGCGATCTATCTCGACGAAATGCTGACGGCGATCGAGGACCTCGGCTACTCGTTTGTCACGCTCGACCAGGCCCTCCGTGACGAGGTGTACGACATGCCCGAGGCGTATTTCGGCGGCCGCGGCGTCGGCTATCTGGACATGCTGTACATGTCCGACCCCGATCTCATCCCGGCCGAATGA
- the tpiA gene encoding triose-phosphate isomerase, producing the protein MRQQIVAGNWKMNGAIPETEKLLSALRNGMSATARATVVVCPPFTSLLTAARILEDSNILLGAQDMSEHQEGAFTGEISAGMLLTVGATFVILGHSERRQYHAESDDLVNRKATRALEAGLTPIICVGETLDQREAGQTEQVVGSQVSGCLAGMSADDLNKIVIAYEPVWAIGTGRTATPQQAQLVHAFIRVLVRDMDQKAGERVPILYGGSVKPGNAKELMAQPDIDGSLVGGASLKADDFIAIINAC; encoded by the coding sequence ATGCGACAGCAAATTGTCGCCGGCAACTGGAAGATGAACGGTGCCATTCCGGAGACCGAGAAACTGCTCTCAGCGCTCCGCAACGGCATGTCCGCCACCGCGCGGGCCACGGTTGTCGTCTGCCCGCCGTTTACCTCGCTTCTGACCGCCGCCCGGATACTCGAGGACAGCAACATCCTGTTGGGAGCCCAGGACATGTCCGAGCACCAAGAGGGCGCGTTCACCGGCGAGATCTCTGCCGGGATGCTCTTGACAGTGGGAGCCACCTTTGTTATCTTGGGCCACTCCGAACGGCGGCAGTACCATGCCGAGTCCGATGACCTGGTCAATCGGAAGGCAACCCGCGCACTGGAGGCGGGGCTGACGCCGATTATTTGTGTCGGAGAGACCCTTGACCAGCGTGAGGCCGGACAGACCGAACAGGTCGTCGGATCGCAGGTCAGCGGGTGCCTTGCCGGTATGTCGGCCGACGATCTGAACAAGATCGTCATCGCCTACGAACCGGTCTGGGCGATCGGGACCGGCCGGACGGCGACGCCCCAGCAGGCTCAGTTGGTCCACGCCTTCATTCGCGTGTTGGTACGCGACATGGATCAGAAAGCCGGCGAGCGGGTACCCATCCTGTACGGCGGCTCGGTAAAGCCGGGCAATGCGAAAGAACTTATGGCGCAGCCGGATATCGACGGTTCGCTGGTTGGCGGCGCGTCGCTCAAGGCTGACGACTTTATCGCTATTATTAACGCCTGTTAG
- a CDS encoding outer membrane beta-barrel protein, whose amino-acid sequence MTSQAATPKAIRSILGALIVWAVVVFVMPTCPASAQTDQNIAPLFSRQHQVGVRLGMWSNNGATPPASSSDSVSGIIQTSDINSASFFLEGFFGYRFTRLLMGELSFGLSNRGDVITRDTQFGINDVAALNIYPILLQIKLYAPPLMNGKLYPYAAAGGGIYYARNSIQVTDEYYYAQFREASETDFNYVLGGGFDYVLASQIGLDFNVKYMPVTFSDRLVGVTDYSALTITVGVKYLYLPTGK is encoded by the coding sequence ATGACGTCTCAGGCAGCGACTCCAAAGGCCATCCGTTCCATCTTAGGCGCCCTTATAGTATGGGCTGTGGTCGTATTCGTGATGCCGACGTGCCCCGCATCCGCCCAGACAGATCAGAATATCGCCCCCTTGTTCAGCCGCCAGCATCAAGTCGGGGTCCGTCTGGGGATGTGGTCCAACAACGGCGCCACTCCGCCGGCCAGCTCCTCCGACTCCGTCAGCGGAATCATTCAGACCAGTGACATCAACTCCGCGAGCTTTTTCCTGGAGGGTTTCTTCGGGTATCGTTTCACCCGGCTTTTGATGGGCGAGCTCTCGTTCGGGCTGTCGAATCGTGGCGATGTCATTACCCGGGACACCCAGTTCGGTATCAACGATGTCGCAGCGTTAAATATCTATCCTATTTTGCTCCAGATTAAGCTGTATGCGCCGCCGCTGATGAACGGCAAGCTGTATCCGTACGCGGCCGCCGGCGGGGGCATCTACTATGCGCGAAATTCCATTCAAGTTACCGATGAATACTACTATGCGCAGTTCCGTGAAGCGTCGGAGACCGATTTTAACTATGTCCTTGGCGGTGGATTCGACTACGTGCTGGCCAGCCAGATCGGACTCGATTTCAACGTCAAGTATATGCCGGTCACATTCTCCGATCGATTGGTCGGTGTGACCGACTACTCCGCGCTCACAATCACGGTGGGTGTGAAATACCTCTACCTGCCGACCGGCAAGTAG
- the gap gene encoding type I glyceraldehyde-3-phosphate dehydrogenase — MKVGINGFGRIGRIVLRAARKSSIEFVGINDITDAHTLAHLLKYDSIHGRFPGQVSVEGDKLVVDGKKIPVFAERDPGKLPWSKVGADVVLECTGLFRKKEEAAKHISAGAKKVLISAPAKGHDGTFLIGVNSDQYDKNKHHVISIGSCTTNCLAPVTKVLHDNFKIVKGFMTTIHSYTADQRLQDAPHKDLRRARAAALSMVPTSTGAAKAIAEVIPEMKGRLDGIAIRVPTPDASVVDLAVVVEKETTRDEVNAAMKKAAASGPLAQTLEYCEDPIVSTDVIGNPAGSIFDAELTAVHGNLVKVYSWYDNEYGFCCRMVDMMEMML, encoded by the coding sequence ATGAAAGTCGGAATCAACGGATTCGGTCGCATTGGGAGAATCGTGCTTCGCGCCGCCCGCAAAAGCAGCATCGAATTCGTGGGCATCAACGACATTACCGACGCCCACACGCTGGCGCACCTTCTGAAGTACGATTCCATCCACGGCAGATTCCCCGGTCAGGTGTCGGTCGAAGGTGACAAGCTCGTGGTCGACGGCAAGAAGATTCCGGTTTTCGCGGAACGTGATCCCGGCAAACTGCCGTGGTCGAAAGTGGGCGCCGACGTCGTCCTTGAGTGCACCGGTCTCTTCCGTAAGAAAGAGGAAGCCGCGAAGCACATCAGCGCGGGCGCTAAAAAGGTACTGATCTCGGCGCCGGCGAAAGGGCACGACGGCACGTTCCTGATTGGTGTCAATTCGGACCAGTACGACAAGAACAAGCACCATGTGATCTCGATCGGGTCCTGTACCACCAACTGTCTGGCCCCGGTGACCAAAGTCCTTCATGACAATTTCAAGATCGTCAAGGGCTTTATGACCACCATTCACTCGTATACCGCGGACCAGCGCCTGCAGGATGCTCCCCACAAGGACCTGCGCCGGGCCCGTGCCGCCGCGTTGTCGATGGTGCCAACCTCCACCGGCGCCGCCAAGGCCATCGCCGAAGTTATTCCTGAGATGAAGGGACGGCTCGACGGTATCGCGATCCGCGTCCCCACGCCCGACGCGTCGGTTGTCGATCTCGCGGTGGTCGTCGAAAAAGAGACCACGCGCGACGAGGTGAACGCCGCCATGAAAAAGGCCGCCGCCTCCGGGCCGCTCGCACAAACGCTCGAATACTGCGAAGACCCGATCGTCTCGACCGACGTCATCGGCAACCCGGCCGGTTCGATTTTTGACGCCGAACTGACCGCGGTGCATGGCAATCTCGTCAAGGTCTACAGCTGGTACGATAACGAATACGGTTTCTGCTGCCGTATGGTCGATATGATGGAGATGATGCTCTAA
- a CDS encoding glycosyltransferase family 39 protein, with protein sequence MKRFIRSHPLGFILLVAIALRLPAVIFSKGYMASDDQFETVEIAHRWTYGQVFYDDGIRMWPQRPANEHARFVLYNISLYSVMKLNEAVGINTLDGMMYSIRAIHAGISLLAVWAALQIVLLSTKSRRWAVFGGLAVAGYFLMPFLSVRNLIEMVGGNLWIVAVWLLYRYGDDRSDRSLIGAGVMTGLAWMIRFEIAFAALAIPFILWRLHRSPRPALVYTAAVFAMLLLSGVADAIVVDGFAASTVSHIRQVLTEPPPYQTVWYFYIMVLLGAFIPPFSLLLFGLVGNRKFLREHALLWIPTLVFIVAHTLSISRQERYLIPILPILLVIFVLAIRYHQQANGWLFRHRRMGIALLAGFLTINTVLLGAFTINYGHRGLVEPLVRMQNIEPFPAMVLVSPGRGRLMPFAYGGGIERLYRTEVVNWHDLDEFSRLPEAHDSSYFVVIHPHSDDEREQWLDSLKARLGSLTLVTHVGPSTIDAILHFLNPKHNRTHEAWVYRHEPQL encoded by the coding sequence ATGAAGCGGTTCATTCGATCACATCCACTGGGCTTCATCCTGCTGGTGGCAATCGCCCTGCGCCTCCCGGCGGTTATCTTCTCCAAGGGCTACATGGCTTCCGACGACCAGTTCGAGACCGTCGAAATCGCCCATCGCTGGACCTACGGTCAGGTCTTTTACGACGACGGCATCCGCATGTGGCCGCAGCGTCCCGCCAACGAGCACGCCCGCTTCGTCCTCTACAATATATCGCTCTATTCGGTGATGAAACTCAACGAAGCGGTCGGGATCAACACGCTCGATGGCATGATGTACAGTATCCGTGCCATCCACGCCGGCATCTCGTTGCTGGCCGTCTGGGCGGCCCTCCAGATTGTCCTCCTGAGTACCAAGTCACGGCGCTGGGCGGTATTCGGCGGGCTGGCAGTCGCCGGGTACTTTCTGATGCCGTTCCTGTCGGTCCGCAATCTCATCGAGATGGTGGGAGGCAATCTCTGGATTGTCGCAGTCTGGCTCCTCTACCGCTATGGCGACGACCGCTCCGATCGATCCCTGATCGGGGCCGGAGTCATGACCGGTCTGGCCTGGATGATTCGCTTCGAAATCGCCTTTGCCGCGCTTGCCATTCCGTTCATCCTCTGGCGCTTGCACCGCTCGCCGCGACCGGCGCTCGTCTACACGGCGGCGGTGTTCGCCATGCTCCTGCTGTCAGGCGTGGCCGACGCCATCGTCGTCGATGGCTTTGCCGCCTCAACCGTCAGCCATATTCGACAGGTACTCACCGAGCCCCCGCCATACCAGACCGTCTGGTACTTCTACATCATGGTCCTGCTCGGAGCCTTCATCCCACCGTTCTCGCTGCTGCTGTTTGGGCTGGTTGGTAACAGGAAGTTCCTGCGAGAGCATGCGTTGCTCTGGATACCGACACTGGTCTTCATTGTCGCCCATACCCTCTCAATCAGCCGTCAGGAGCGCTACCTGATTCCGATCCTGCCGATCCTGCTGGTCATTTTCGTGCTGGCTATCCGGTACCACCAGCAGGCGAACGGCTGGTTATTTCGACACCGGCGAATGGGCATCGCGCTGCTGGCAGGGTTCCTGACAATCAACACCGTCCTGCTGGGAGCCTTCACGATCAATTACGGCCATCGTGGACTGGTCGAACCGCTGGTACGCATGCAGAACATCGAACCGTTCCCCGCCATGGTGCTCGTCTCACCGGGCCGCGGCCGACTGATGCCGTTCGCCTATGGGGGCGGAATCGAACGGCTGTATCGGACGGAAGTCGTAAACTGGCATGATCTGGATGAGTTTTCCCGGCTCCCCGAAGCACACGACAGCAGCTATTTCGTCGTGATACATCCGCACTCGGACGACGAGCGTGAACAATGGCTGGATTCACTGAAAGCGAGACTGGGATCACTGACATTAGTGACCCATGTCGGCCCCTCTACCATTGACGCGATCCTTCATTTCCTCAATCCGAAACACAATCGCACGCACGAAGCCTGGGTTTATCGACACGAGCCGCAATTGTAG